Proteins encoded by one window of Salmonirosea aquatica:
- a CDS encoding L-threonylcarbamoyladenylate synthase produces MSLIGRNVQKAAELLRRGQLVAIPTETVYGLGANALDNRAVLSIFETKNRPTFDPLIVHADSLESLAPYILNLPWQARSLAEAFWPGPLTLVLPKGPLIADLVTSGLPSVAVRVPNHPLTLELLKVLGFPLAAPSANPFGYISPTTATHVAAQLGKAIPYILDGGECQVGIESTIVSFEGGKPTVLRLGGLPLEAIESVVGEVSTTLHSSSNPQAPGMLKSHYAPRKPLYLGSREQVLAQLAFPDRGGLFFQDSPELDGLSNSLVLSPSGDLREAAHHLFGYLRQLDALPIRSIWAEKLPERDLGRAINDRLFRASVR; encoded by the coding sequence ATGAGCTTGATCGGTAGGAACGTTCAAAAAGCGGCGGAATTGCTTCGTCGAGGGCAGTTGGTAGCAATTCCAACCGAAACGGTCTATGGGTTGGGAGCCAATGCACTGGATAACAGAGCAGTGCTTTCCATTTTTGAAACTAAAAATCGCCCTACTTTTGATCCCCTCATCGTGCATGCCGATTCACTGGAATCTTTGGCGCCCTACATTCTCAACCTACCCTGGCAAGCCCGGAGTCTGGCCGAGGCATTCTGGCCCGGACCACTCACCCTGGTACTACCCAAAGGTCCGTTAATTGCTGATCTGGTGACGTCAGGTCTTCCTTCGGTAGCCGTCCGTGTTCCAAATCATCCTCTGACCCTGGAATTATTAAAAGTGCTAGGCTTCCCTTTGGCGGCACCAAGCGCCAATCCATTTGGGTACATCAGTCCGACTACCGCCACCCACGTGGCTGCACAACTAGGCAAAGCCATTCCCTATATTCTGGATGGCGGAGAATGTCAGGTGGGTATTGAATCAACCATTGTGAGTTTTGAGGGTGGTAAACCTACCGTTTTACGGTTGGGGGGACTACCCCTAGAAGCGATCGAATCGGTGGTGGGGGAGGTTTCTACCACCCTGCATTCCAGTTCAAATCCCCAGGCGCCGGGTATGCTCAAAAGTCACTATGCACCACGCAAGCCCCTCTATCTGGGGTCGCGTGAGCAGGTACTTGCCCAGCTGGCTTTTCCTGACAGGGGAGGGCTATTCTTCCAGGATTCCCCTGAGTTGGACGGACTTTCCAACAGCCTGGTGCTTTCGCCAAGCGGCGATCTTCGGGAGGCGGCTCACCATCTTTTTGGGTACCTCAGACAGTTGGATGCATTGCCGATCCGATCGATCTGGGCCGAGAAATTACCGGAGCGGGATTTGGGCCGGGCCATCAACGACCGACTGTTTAGGGCATCGGTTCGCTAA